GGAATTTATTTTCAGGAAGGTACAACCGTATCAAAAGGAAGTGTATTGGTAAAAGTAAACGACAGAGATATACAGGCACAATTACAGGATGCACTAACCAAGCAAAAACTTTCATCAACAAATGAAAACCGTGCAAAACAGCTTTTGGCCAAAGGCGCTATTAGCCAGGAGGAGTACGATACTGCTCTGGCCGATTTAAAATCCCTACAGGCGCAAGCACAATTAATTCGGGCGCAACTCGCCAAAACCGCTATCCGTGCACCTTTTACCGGTAGAGTAGGCTTGCGTAGCATCTCGGCCGGAACCTATTTAACACCAGCAACTGTAATAGCCAACCTGGTAAGTACCAATCCGGTTAAAATTACTTTTTCTGTTCCGGAGAAATATGCGGGACAGATTAAAGTAAATTCAGAAATTATATTTACGACCGATGGCTCTTCCAAAGAAAATAAAGGAAAAGTTTACGCAATAGAACCGGGGATTAATGCGGCTACCAGAACGTTACAGATTAGGGCTTTGGCACCTAATGCAGATAATGCTTTATTACCAGGTTCTTTTGCCAAAATTAAACTGGCTTTAAATACGGTACAAAATGCCATATTAATTCCTAACGAAGCCGTAATACCTGTGTTAAAAGGCAAAATTGTTTATGTACAAAAAGACGGAAAAGCGCAGGAAGTAAAAGTAGAAGCAGGTACCCGTACCGATGAAAATATTGTAATTACGTCAGGATTAAAAGTTGGCGATACGGTTTTGACAACCGGGTCGATGGCATTGAAGAAAGATGCCCAGGTAAAAGTTCATTTGGTTAAACAATTATGAGTATCTCAACCACGGGTTTAAAAAAAGTAACCTTTATTGCCCTCGCGACTATAGTCTTTGGCTTCGTTGGCTGCAAGCAAAGCCCTAAAGAGCGTGCCGTGATGCAGGTATATGTATCCTATAAAGAAGCCGATTCGGCTACAGTAATGAAAGTTTTAGATCCTTTGCAAAAAGAAATTTCAAAGATCAGCAATATCCATAAAATATCAACATCATCCCAAAAAGGTGCTGGCAATATTATAGTTGAATTTAATATGGATAAAAATATAGATAGTGCGGCTATTGAAGTACAAAACAGACTAACTATAGCTAACACCGGTTTACCAAAAGAAGCCAAAATATATTGTTTTAGAGTGAACAACGAGCATAAAAAAAATAAATACAATCAATAATGAGTATTTCAACCACGAGTATAAAAAGGCCGGTTTTGGCCATTGTGATGAACTTATTGATTGTCCTTTTCGGGATAATCGGCTATACCTTTTTAGGTGTACGCGAGTATCCATCTATCGACCCCACGGTGGTTTCGGTAAGAACTTCCTATCCTGGTGCCAACTCAGATATTATCGAATCGCAAATTACCGAACCTTTAGAAAAATCGATCAACTCCATTGATGGGATCCGAAATATTTCTTCATCAAGCAACCAGGGAACAAGCAATATCACCATAGAGTTTAACCTCGATAAAAATATAGAAGAAGCCGCGAATGATGTGCGTGACAAAGTATCGCAGGCTGCCCGTACCTTACCTAAAGATATTGACGGTTTACCGGTAGTAAGTAAGGCTGATGCCAACTCTGACCCGATTTTATCGATGACGATCCAGAGCGATAAACGCAATACACTGGAATTAAGTGATTTTGCTGAAAACGTAATTGCCGACCGTATCCAAACCATTCCGGGGGTAAGTAGTGTACAAATCCAGGGTCAAAGGAAATATGCCATGCGTATCTGGATGGATCCCAATAAACTAAGTGCTTACGGCTTAACCTCGCAGGATATTGTTACTGCATTAGACAATGAAAACGTAGAGCTTCCATCAGGAAAAATCACCGGCGCTACTACCGAACTAACAGTTAAAACCCTGGGAAAACTAACCAACGAAAGCGAGTTTAATAACTTAATCTTAAAAGCCGACAGCAATCAGGTAGTTAAACTAAAAGATGTTGGTTATGCGGTTTTAGGACCAGAAAACGAAGAAACCATTCTACGTGAATCGGGCAGGCCAATGGTGGCCATTGCCATTATCCCTCAGCCCGGAGCCAATTATCTCGATATCAGTAAAGAGTTTTACAAACGTTTTGATAAATTAAAAGCCGATATCCCACAGGATATTAAATTGAAAGTTGCATTAGACAATACCCTTTTCATCAAGCGTTCGGTAACCGAAGTTGCCGAGACTATTGGTTTATCACTGGTATTGGTAATTTTGATCATATATCTCTTTTTCAGAGATTGGGCCATTGCTTTTAGACCTTTAATCGATATCCCGGTATCTTTAATTTTTACTTTCTTCATCATGTACGCCTTCGGCTTTTCAATCAATGTATTGAGTTTATTGGCCATTGTACTGGCTACAGGATTGGTGGTAGATGATGGTATTGTGGTTACCGAAAATATATTTAAAAAAGTTGAAGAAGGCATGTCGCCTTTCGAGGCAGCCATTAAAGGATCAAATGAAATCTTTTTTGCTGTAATTTCGATTTCCATTACCCTTGCGTCCGTATTTTTACCGGTAATTTTCTTACAGGGCTTTGTGGGCCGTTTATTTAGAGAGTTTGGCGTGGTAATAGGTGCCGCGGTACTGGTATCTGCCTTTGTATCACTCACTTTAACACCGATGTTAAATGCCTACCTGATGAAAAAGGGTGAACATAAACCATCCAGATTTTACAACTGGACAGAACCCTATTTTATAAAATTAAATGATGCATACGAATCTAACCTGAACAAATTTTTGGATAAAAGATGGCTTTCCATTCCAATTATTATAGTGTGTATGGGGCTTATTTTCTTATTCTGGAAGGTTTTACCAAAAGAAACCGCCCCTTATGACGATAGAAGTGCAATCAATATCAGTGCAAGCACTCCCGAAGGTGCCTCCTTTGCCTATACTGATCAGTTTATTATGAAACTGAATCAGTTGGTAATTGATTCAGTTCCCGAAAAAAACGTAAACATTACCATTACTTCGCCAAGTTTTGGTGGTTCGGGTGCGGTAAACTCTGGTTTTGTAAGAATGGGTTTAACAGATCCCGAAACGCGTAAACGTTCGCAAAAAGACATTGCCGATATGCTCACCCGGGTAACCAAAAAATATACCGAAGGTAAAACCATTGTGAGCCAACAGCCAACCATTTCAGTAGGTCGCCGTGGCGGATTACCCATCAGTTATATTATCCAGGCCCAAAATTTCGAAAAACTAAGAGAGAAAATCCCTTTGTTTATGGATGCGGTTTCGAAAGACCCAACATTCACCGTATCAGACGTAAACCTGAAATTTAACAAGCCTGAAATTAACTTGACCATCGACAGGGATAAGGCCAAAAATTTAGGTGTTTCTATATCTGCTATTGCACAAACCTTAAATTTAGGATTAAGTGGTCAAAGGTTTTCGTATTTCTTCATGAATGGAAAACAATACCAGGTAATTGGTCAGTTCGATCGTGGAGACCGGAAGGATCCATTAGATTTAAGTTCTGTTTATGTACGTAATGATAAGGGTGAGTTGGTTCAGCTAGACAATGTGGTTACGGCTAAAGAAGAAAGTAGTCCGCCACAGCTGTACAGGAACAACCGCTTTATTGCGGCAACTGTTTCGGCAGGCTTAGCACCGGGAAAAAGTATTGGCGAAGGTATAGATGCCATGGATGCCATTTCTAAAAAAGTATTAGACGAAACTTTCTCTACCGATTTAAGTGGAGAATCTCGGGATTTTAAAGAAAGCTCTTCAAATACCTTCTTTGCATTCGGTTTGGCGCTCCTTCTGGTTTATTTAATTCTTTCGGCACAGTTTGAGAGCTTTAAAGATCCCATTATCATCATTTTAACTGTACCCATGGCCGTTGCCGGTGCATTTTTATCGCTCTGGTTATGTGGCCAAAGCTGGAATATCTTCAGCCAGATCGGTACCATTATGCTTATTGGCTTGGTAACCAAAAATGGTATTTTAATTGTTGAGTTTGCTAACCAGCTAAAAGAAAAAGGGATTGCGATTCCTCAAGCTATACGTGAAGCTGCTGTTTCGCGTTTGCGCCCAATTTTAATGACCAGCTTAGCCATTGCGATTGGAGCTTTACCAATTGCCCTTGCTTTAGGTGCCGCTGCAAAAAGCAGAATGAGTATGGGAACCGTAATTGTAGGTGGAACATTGTTCTCTTTGGTTTTAACCTTATTTGTAATACCAGCCATTTACTCTTACTGGGCCAAACCGTACAAACCGAATAAAGAATTAAAAGAAGCCCATCGTTTTGAACAAGAAGCTTTACATACAGAAGAATAAGATGAGCAAGAAATTAAAAATATTTATCCTGTTGGTAAGTTTATCCCTTTCGGGCTTTGCTCAGGAAAAACTGAGCTTACAGGAGGCGATAACTGTTGCTTTACAGAACAATTACGATATCAAAATCAGTAAAAACCAGATCGATATCGCAAAAAACAATGCCAATATTGGCAACGCGGGTATGTTACCTAATTTAACGGGAAGTTATACCAATGGTGGAAGTATCCAGAATACCAGGCAAACCCCTGCAACTGGTCCTGATCGGGTAATTACAGGCGCAAAAAGTACCAATAACAGTTATGGTGCGGAATTAAACTGGACTATTTTTAATGGTTTTAGCATGTTTGCCAATTATGATCGCTTAAAAGAGTTGCAAAAACAAGGCGAGTTAAACGCCCGGTTAACCATTTTAACTACAGTTGCTGATGTAATTACGGCTTATTACGACATTGTAAGGCAACAACAATTGGTTATTGCTGCCGATAGTGCAATGGACGTTTCTGTATTACGTACCAATATTGCGAAAACAAAATTACAACTTGGCCGTGGCTCTAAATTGGATGTGTTAACCGCACAGGTTGATTACAATACCGATACATCAAACTATCTGCAAACCAAAAATGCCTTACAGGTAGCTAAAGTGCGCTTAAACCAATTGATGGTGAGAGATATCGGTACTTCGTTTTCTGTAGACAACCACATTGATGTAGATAAAGGTATCCTGTTCAGTAAAATGGCCGAAATGGCCGAGCAGCAGAATCCTAATGTGCAGAATGCATTTATTAATCAACGTATTGCATCCTTAAATTTAAAATCTATCCGTGGGGCAAGGTATCCATCTGTAAGTTTAAACTCTGGCTACAGCAGGGCAAACAGTACCAGCCCTACAGGCTTTAACCAAAAATTTGCTGCGAATGGATTTACTTATGGCGTTACGGCAAGTATAAATTTATTTAATGGTTTTTTACAGCGCCAACAAGAGCGTAATGCAAAAATAGAGATCGACAACTCGGCCCTTAATCTGAACAAAACCAAGCTGGATGTAAATTCGCAATTGCTTACTGCTTATCAAAATTACAGCACCTACCTGGATCTGATTAAATTAGAGCAGCGAAATGTAGATATTGCAAAAGAAAACTTAGATATTACCCTAGCAAAATACCGTTTGGGCAGCATAGCCCCTTTAGAACTCAGAGAAGCACAGCGTAATGCTATTGATGCACAAAACCGTTTCATCGAAATGCAATATCAAGCGAAAATAGCCGAAACTACACTGAAAGAAATCAGTGGAAATATAAATTTATCTAATTAATTTTTATATTTAGTCCATGATACTTGTTGCAGATAGTGGCTCATCGAAAACTGATTGGATGGGCTATCATAATGGCGAAACCATTAAATTTAGCACTCCTGGAATAAACCCTTATTTCTTAAGTGAGCAAGAAATTACAAAGCTGATTTCTAAAAATGAATCCTTATTACAATACGCTAATGAGGTAAAAGAAATCTACTTTTTTGGAGCTGGTTGCTCTTCACCCGATAAACATGAAGTAGTCTCAAATGGCTTGTCGGCCGTTTTTGGTAATGCTTTTATTTCAGTTGACCACGATCTTCTGGGCTCGGTATATGCTACCTGCGGAAATGCAGAAGGCTTAAACTGTATTTTAGGCACCGGATCGAATATCTGTTATTTCGATGGAAAGAAAATCCACGATGGGCATCATGGCTTAGGCTACGTTCTTGGCGATGAAGGTTCTGGTACTTTCTTTGGAAAAAAAGTACTTCTAAGCTATTTGTACAATAAAATGCCATCAACCCTAGCTGCAGAATTTAAAAAGTCTTTCCCGGCAGAAAAAGAACAGATTATTACCAATGTTTATCAAAAACCTTTCCCAAATATCTATCTAGCAGGCTTTAGCCGCTTCATGGCCAGCCATAAAGACCATCCATTTATTCAGGACATTTTAAGAACAGGCTTTCAGGAGTTTGTAGATACCAATGTTAAAGATTATCCTAAACACAAAAGTGTTCCATGCCACTTTGTAGGCTCTATAGCCTATTATTATCAGGAAACATTAATTTCAGTGTTATTAGAAAATGGCATTGAACCTGGGAAAATATTACAGAAACCTATTGAAGAGCTATTTAATTTTATTTTAAACAAAGAAGGGATAGTACCAACAAGTGAATTAAAATCGAAGTCTATTTTTTAGCTACTATAAATTTATTGTTAAAATATTCTTAAGATTGTAAACATAACAACATAAACTTTTGTTATATTCTTAACGGCATATAAATGCACACACATATGAAGAGAATACTGGTAGTAGATGACGATATTGAGGTTTTAGAAACCATACAATTAATACTGGAAATCGGAGGATTTAAAGTTTCTGCACTGAATGATGGTGAGGAGATTTTTAACAGAATTGAAAAATTTAGCCCTGATTTAATCTTACTAGACATTTCTCTGGGGCACATCGATGGGCGTGTATTATGCGAACAGTTAAAATCGATTGAAAGCACCTCTAAAATTCCGATTTTGCTTATTTCTGGTTTATATGATCCAAAAGATTTTACAACCTTAAACTACGGCCAGGACGATTTCTTATCGAAACCATTCCAAATGGACGTGTTACTTAAAAAGATCACTAAAATTCTTTCACTGGAAGAAGATAAACCAAGTTTTCTTTTAAATTAATTAAGCTGACATTAAAATAACGAGCCAAGAAGACCTTTAAATTTTCTTGGCTTTTTTATTTTCATAAGAATAAAAAAGCCTCTCTATCGAATAAATTAATGATAATGATACCAAGCAATGAATGGTTAAAAACCTGGAACGAGAAACGTGCTTTACTAGCCTGCCCCAATAACTTGAATGATTATTTTGAGGAAACAACAGTAGCTGGTAAAAAGATAGATCACTTAGAACTGGGAAGTGTTTCTATTCCAACAGGAGAAATTTTGGTTAGAGATCCGCTTGTATATATCCAAAAAGATGCCGAGCCCTATTTAATTAAAGTTCCTAAAGGCGAATTCCCGGTAACTGCAGCTGTAGTAGTTCCTGACGATGAAGATGGTGCCAGATACGCCGCTGTTAAAGTGCAATTTACAGCTTATGATGCCATACGCTTTGAAGAAGCGTTAATCGGCACAGAAGACCTTATTGATTTTAACGAAGGAGAGTTTTTTGGTTTCAATGTAGATGCAGGATTAGCTTGCGTGCTGGATAAAGAAACCTTAAACCATTTTTGTGCATTTCAGGATATTTGCACTATTAAATTCAGAAAAAAAATATCTTCGAACTTGGGCAGACAAATAGAATCAAGTATTTTTGCTTTTTCTTGAAATTTAGCACTTCAGGCATGACCTCAATATCAAAAATTCTATTTAATATTTTTCAAAAAAAAAATGCTACCTTAGGTAAAACTAAATTAATAAGATATGAAAAAAATCAATTTAAATACTTCTTTTCTCAAATTGAGAAAAGAAGAAATCGGTAGTTTTACGTCCTCAGAAATGAAACAAGTGATTGAAGAGTATGAAGGAACAGGACCTGCAGTTGTTTATGTAAAGAGCCTATATGAGGAAAGAGATAC
The nucleotide sequence above comes from Pedobacter riviphilus. Encoded proteins:
- a CDS encoding efflux RND transporter periplasmic adaptor subunit; the encoded protein is MKKRYIIYAVLAIGLAYLVYYRINANKKLEGKGGASGAGKGKGDGKGSASAPLVVDGIVVKPVSFDNDLEVTGAIDANESVVLKSEVSGLVTGIYFQEGTTVSKGSVLVKVNDRDIQAQLQDALTKQKLSSTNENRAKQLLAKGAISQEEYDTALADLKSLQAQAQLIRAQLAKTAIRAPFTGRVGLRSISAGTYLTPATVIANLVSTNPVKITFSVPEKYAGQIKVNSEIIFTTDGSSKENKGKVYAIEPGINAATRTLQIRALAPNADNALLPGSFAKIKLALNTVQNAILIPNEAVIPVLKGKIVYVQKDGKAQEVKVEAGTRTDENIVITSGLKVGDTVLTTGSMALKKDAQVKVHLVKQL
- a CDS encoding efflux RND transporter permease subunit; amino-acid sequence: MSISTTGLKKVTFIALATIVFGFVGCKQSPKERAVMQVYVSYKEADSATVMKVLDPLQKEISKISNIHKISTSSQKGAGNIIVEFNMDKNIDSAAIEVQNRLTIANTGLPKEAKIYCFRVNNEHKKNKYNQ
- a CDS encoding efflux RND transporter permease subunit — its product is MSISTTSIKRPVLAIVMNLLIVLFGIIGYTFLGVREYPSIDPTVVSVRTSYPGANSDIIESQITEPLEKSINSIDGIRNISSSSNQGTSNITIEFNLDKNIEEAANDVRDKVSQAARTLPKDIDGLPVVSKADANSDPILSMTIQSDKRNTLELSDFAENVIADRIQTIPGVSSVQIQGQRKYAMRIWMDPNKLSAYGLTSQDIVTALDNENVELPSGKITGATTELTVKTLGKLTNESEFNNLILKADSNQVVKLKDVGYAVLGPENEETILRESGRPMVAIAIIPQPGANYLDISKEFYKRFDKLKADIPQDIKLKVALDNTLFIKRSVTEVAETIGLSLVLVILIIYLFFRDWAIAFRPLIDIPVSLIFTFFIMYAFGFSINVLSLLAIVLATGLVVDDGIVVTENIFKKVEEGMSPFEAAIKGSNEIFFAVISISITLASVFLPVIFLQGFVGRLFREFGVVIGAAVLVSAFVSLTLTPMLNAYLMKKGEHKPSRFYNWTEPYFIKLNDAYESNLNKFLDKRWLSIPIIIVCMGLIFLFWKVLPKETAPYDDRSAINISASTPEGASFAYTDQFIMKLNQLVIDSVPEKNVNITITSPSFGGSGAVNSGFVRMGLTDPETRKRSQKDIADMLTRVTKKYTEGKTIVSQQPTISVGRRGGLPISYIIQAQNFEKLREKIPLFMDAVSKDPTFTVSDVNLKFNKPEINLTIDRDKAKNLGVSISAIAQTLNLGLSGQRFSYFFMNGKQYQVIGQFDRGDRKDPLDLSSVYVRNDKGELVQLDNVVTAKEESSPPQLYRNNRFIAATVSAGLAPGKSIGEGIDAMDAISKKVLDETFSTDLSGESRDFKESSSNTFFAFGLALLLVYLILSAQFESFKDPIIIILTVPMAVAGAFLSLWLCGQSWNIFSQIGTIMLIGLVTKNGILIVEFANQLKEKGIAIPQAIREAAVSRLRPILMTSLAIAIGALPIALALGAAAKSRMSMGTVIVGGTLFSLVLTLFVIPAIYSYWAKPYKPNKELKEAHRFEQEALHTEE
- a CDS encoding TolC family protein, with product MSKKLKIFILLVSLSLSGFAQEKLSLQEAITVALQNNYDIKISKNQIDIAKNNANIGNAGMLPNLTGSYTNGGSIQNTRQTPATGPDRVITGAKSTNNSYGAELNWTIFNGFSMFANYDRLKELQKQGELNARLTILTTVADVITAYYDIVRQQQLVIAADSAMDVSVLRTNIAKTKLQLGRGSKLDVLTAQVDYNTDTSNYLQTKNALQVAKVRLNQLMVRDIGTSFSVDNHIDVDKGILFSKMAEMAEQQNPNVQNAFINQRIASLNLKSIRGARYPSVSLNSGYSRANSTSPTGFNQKFAANGFTYGVTASINLFNGFLQRQQERNAKIEIDNSALNLNKTKLDVNSQLLTAYQNYSTYLDLIKLEQRNVDIAKENLDITLAKYRLGSIAPLELREAQRNAIDAQNRFIEMQYQAKIAETTLKEISGNINLSN
- a CDS encoding N-acetylglucosamine kinase; this encodes MILVADSGSSKTDWMGYHNGETIKFSTPGINPYFLSEQEITKLISKNESLLQYANEVKEIYFFGAGCSSPDKHEVVSNGLSAVFGNAFISVDHDLLGSVYATCGNAEGLNCILGTGSNICYFDGKKIHDGHHGLGYVLGDEGSGTFFGKKVLLSYLYNKMPSTLAAEFKKSFPAEKEQIITNVYQKPFPNIYLAGFSRFMASHKDHPFIQDILRTGFQEFVDTNVKDYPKHKSVPCHFVGSIAYYYQETLISVLLENGIEPGKILQKPIEELFNFILNKEGIVPTSELKSKSIF
- a CDS encoding response regulator, coding for MKRILVVDDDIEVLETIQLILEIGGFKVSALNDGEEIFNRIEKFSPDLILLDISLGHIDGRVLCEQLKSIESTSKIPILLISGLYDPKDFTTLNYGQDDFLSKPFQMDVLLKKITKILSLEEDKPSFLLN
- a CDS encoding DUF4241 domain-containing protein produces the protein MIPSNEWLKTWNEKRALLACPNNLNDYFEETTVAGKKIDHLELGSVSIPTGEILVRDPLVYIQKDAEPYLIKVPKGEFPVTAAVVVPDDEDGARYAAVKVQFTAYDAIRFEEALIGTEDLIDFNEGEFFGFNVDAGLACVLDKETLNHFCAFQDICTIKFRKKISSNLGRQIESSIFAFS